One genomic window of Muntiacus reevesi chromosome 4, mMunRee1.1, whole genome shotgun sequence includes the following:
- the DHX30 gene encoding ATP-dependent RNA helicase DHX30 isoform X1 encodes MDLKDSSPGLQLSLLARNVQPGLIQKRSGPAQAASVQTPPAPSSTHVCQPCPWRDHLSRLNVNISNMAASRDLLKEFPQPKNLLNSVIGRALGISHAKDKLVYVHTNGPKKKKVTLHIKWPKSVEVEGYGSKKIDAERQAAAAACQLFKGWGLLGPRNELFDAAKYRVLADRFGSPADSWWRPEPTMPPTSWRQLNPESIRPGGPGGLSRSLGREEEEDEEEELEEGTIDVTEFLSMTQQDSHAPLRDSRGGSFEMTDDDSAIRALTQFPLPKNLLAKVIQIATSSSTAKNLMQFHTVGTKTKLATLTLLWPCPMTFVAKGRRKAEAENKAAALACKKLKSLGLVDRNNEPLTHAMYNLASLRELGETQRRPCTIQVPEPILRKIETFLNHYPVESSWISSELRLQGEDILPLGKDSGPLSDPITGKPYVPLSEAEELRLSQSLLELWRRRGPVWQEAPQLPVDPHRDTILNAIEQHPVVVIAGDTGCGKTTRIPQLLLERYVTEGRGARCNVIITQPRRISAVSVAQRVSHELGPSLRRNVGFQVRLESKPPARGGALLFCTVGILLRKLQSNPSLEGVSHVVVDEVHERDVNTDFLLILLKGLQRLNPALRLVLMSATGDNERFSRYFGGCPVIKVPGFMYPVKEHYLEDILAKLGKHQYPHRHRHHESEDECALDLDLVTDLVLHIDARGEPGGILCFLPGWQEIKGVQQRLQEALGIHESKYLILPVHSNIPMMDQKAIFQQPPIGVRKIVLATNIAETSITINDIVHVVDSGLHKEERYDLKTKVSCLETVWVSRANVIQRRGRAGRCQSGFAYHLFPRSRLEKMAPFQVPEILRTPLENLVLQAKIHMPEKTAVEFLSKAVDSPNIKAVDEAVILLQEIGVLDQREYLTTLGQRLAHISTDPRLAKAIVLAAIFRCLHPLLVVVSCLTRDPFSSSLQNRAEVDKVKALLSHDSGSDHLAFVRAVSGWEEVLRWQDRSSRENYLEENLLYAPSLRFIHGLIKQFSENIYEAFLVGKPSDCTLASAQCNEYSEEEELVKGVLMAGLYPNLIQVRQGKVTRQGKFKPNSVTYRTKSGNILLHKSTINREATRLRSRWLTYFMAVKSNGSVFVRDSSQVHPLAVLLLTDGDVHIRDDGRRATISLSDSDLLRLEGDSRTVRLLRELRRALGRMVERSLRSELAALPPCVQEEHGQLLALLAELLRGPCGSFDVRKTADD; translated from the exons ATGGACCTGAAAGATTCGTCCCCAG GACTCCAGCTTTCCCTCCTGGCCAGAAATGTTCAGCCTGGACTCATTCAGAAAAG aTCGGGCCCAGCACAGGCAGCGTCAGTGCAAACTCCCCCCGCCCCGTCTTCCACCCATGTGTGTCAACCCTGCCCCTGGAGGGACCATCTCtcgag GCTGAACGTTAACATTTCCAACATGGCAG CTTCTAGGGACCTATTAAAAGAGTTTCCACAGCCCAAAAATCTTCTCAACAGTGTGATTGGAAGAGCCCTTGGCATCTCACATGCAAAAGACAAATTGGTCTACGTGCACACAAATGGACCGAAGAAAAAG aAAGTCACCCTCCACATAAAGTGGCCCAAGAGCGTGGAGGTAGAAGGCTATGGCAGCAAGAAGATTGACGCTGAGAGGCAGGCTGCAGCCGCGGCCTGTCAGCTGTTCAAG GGCTGGGGTCTGCTGGGTCCCCGGAATGAGCTGTTTGATGCAGCCAAATACCGCGTGCTAGCCGATCGCTTTGGCTCTCCGGCTGACAGCTGGTGGCGCCCAGAACCCACCATGCCACCCACTTCCTGGCGGCAGCTGAATCCTGAGAGCATCCGGCCAGGGGGACCTGGGGGCCTGTCCCGCTCCTTGGgtcgggaggaggaggaggatgaggaggaagagCTAGAAGAAGGGACCATCGATGTCACTGAATTTCTGTCTATGACCCAGCAGGACTCCCACGCCCCACTCAGGGATTCCAG GGGGGGTTCCTTTGAAATGACAGATGACGACAGTGCTATCAGGGCTCTGACCCAGTTTCCACTTCCCAAGAACCTTCTGGCCAAGGTGATTCAGATAGCAACATCCTCCTCCACAGCCAAG AACCTCATGCAGTTCCATACTGTGGGCACCAAGACCAAGCTGGCCACCCTCACCCTCCTCTGGCCCTGTCCCATGACCTTCGTGGCCAAGGGGCGTCGCAAAGCAGAGGCAGAGAATAAAGCGGCCGCCTTGGCTTGTAAGAAACTGAAG AGCCTGGGACTGGTGGACCGAAACAACGAGCCGCTCACCCACGCCATGTATAACTTGGCCTCCTTGCGAGAGCTGGGTGAGACCCAGCGCCGGCCATGTACCATCCAGGTGCCTGAGCCCATCCTCCGCAAGATCGAAACTTTCCTGAACCAC TACCCCGTGGAGAGTTCGTGGATCTCCTCAGAGCTCCGGCTGCAAGGTGAGGACATTCTGCCCTTGGGCAAGGACTCGGGGCCCCTGAGTGACCCCATCACAGGCAAGCCCTACGTGCCGCTGTCAGAAGCAGAGGAGCTGCGTCTGAGCCAGAGCCTGTTGGAGCTGTGGCGGCGGCGAGGGCCAGTCTGGCAGGAGGCACCCCAGCTCCCTGTGGACCCTCATCGGGACACCATCCTCAATGCCATTGAGCAGCACCCAGTGGTGGTCATTGCTGGGGACACGGGCTGTGGGAAGACCACGCGCATCCCCCAGCTGCTGCTGGAGCGCTACGTGACCGAGGGCCGCGGTGCACGCTGCAATGTGATCATCACCCAGCCACGCCGCATCTCGGCTGTGTCTGTGGCCCAGCGGGTCAGCCACGAACTGGGCCCGTCCCTGCGTCGGAATGTGGGCTTCCAGGTGCGGTTGGAAAGCAAGCCTCCGGCCCGAGGAGGGGCCCTGCTGTTCTGCACGGTGGGCATCCTGCTGCGGAAGCTGCAGAGCAACCCCAGCTTGGAGGGCGTGAGCCACGTGGTTGTGGATGAGGTGCACGAGCGAGACGTGAACACGGACTTCCTGCTGATCCTGCTCAAGGGCCTGCAGCGGCTCAACCCGGCTCTGCGCCTGGTGCTCATGAGCGCCACCGGCGACAACGAGCGCTTCTCCCGCTACTTTGGTGGCTGCCCTGTCATCAAGGTCCCCGGCTTCATGTACCCCGTCAAGGAGCACTACCTGGAGGACATCCTGGCCAAGCTGGGGAAGCACCAGTACCCGCACCGGCACCGGCACCACGAG TCTGAGGATGAATGCGCTCTCGATTTGGACCTCGTGACTGACCTGGTTCTGCACATCGATGCCCGTGGGGAACCAG GTGGGATCCTCTGCTTCCTGCCGGGATGGCAGGAGATCAAAGGAGTCCAGCAACGCCTCCAGGAGGCCTTAGGCATTCACGAGAGCAAGTACCTCATCCTGCCAG TGCACTCCAACATCCCGATGATGGACCAGAAGGCCATATTCCAGCAGCCTCCCATCGGGGTACGCAAGATCGTCTTGGCCACCAACATTGCTGAGACCTCTATCACGATCAATGACATCGTGCACGTGGTGGACAGCGGTCTGCACAAGGAGGAGCGCTACGACCTGAAGACCAAG GTTTCCTGCCTGGAGACCGTGTGGGTGTCACGAGCCAATGTGATCCAGCGCCGGGGTCGGGCGGGCCGCTGCCAGTCTGGCTTTGCCTACCACCTCTTCCCACGGAGCCGGCTGGAGAAGATGGCCCCTTTCCAAGTGCCAGAGATCCTGCGTACACCCCTGGAGAACCTGGTGCTGCAGGCCAAGATCCACATGCCAGAGAAGACG GCGGTGGAGTTCCTCTCCAAGGCTGTAGACAGTCCAAACATCAAGGCGGTGGACGAGGCCGTgatcctgctccaggagatcg GGGTTCTGGACCAGCGGGAGTACCTGACCACCCTGGGGCAGCGCCTGGCCCACATCTCCACTGACCCGCGGCTGGCCAAGGCCATCGTGCTGGCTGCCATCTTCCGTTGCCTGCACCCGCTGTTAGTGGTCGTCTCCTGCCTCACCCGAGACCCCTTCAGCAGCAGCCTGCAGAACCGGGCGGAGGTGGACAAG gtGAAGGCACTGTTGAGCCACGACAGTGGTAGTGACCATCTGGCCTTCGTGCGGGCTGTGTCTGGCTGGGAGGAGGTGCTGCGCTGGCAGGATCGCAGCTCCCGTGAGAACTACTTGGAGGAAAACTTGCTCTACGCACCCAGCCTGCGCTTCATCCACG GACTCATCAAGCAGTTCTCAGAGAACATTTATGAGGCTTTCTTGGTTGGGAAGCCCTCGGACTgcaccctggcctctgcccagtgCAACGAGTACAGTGAGGAAGAGGAGCTGGTGAAGGGGGTGCTGATGGCGGGTCTCTACCCCAACCTCATCCAG GTGAGGCAGGGCAAGGTGACCCGGCAGGGCAAGTTCAAGCCCAACAGCGTCACGTACAGGACCAAATCCGGCAACATCTTGCTGCACAAGTCGACCATTAACAG GGAGGCCACCCGGCTACGGAGCCGATGGCTGACATATTTCATGGCTGTCAAGTCCAACGGCAGCGTCTTCGTCCGGGACTCCTCCCAGGTGCACCCACTAGCTGTGCTGCTACTGACCGACGGGGATGTCCACATCCGTG ATGATGGGCGCCGGGCCACCATTTCCCTGAGTGACAGTGACCTGCTGCGGCTGGAGGGTGACTCGCGCACCGTGCGGCTGCTGCGGGAGCTGCGCCGGGCCCTGGGCCGCATGGTGGAGCGGAGCCTGCGCAGCGAGCTGGCGGCACTGCCGCCCTGCGTGCAGGAGGAGCACGGGCAGCTGCTCGCCCTGCTGGCGGAGTTGCTGCGTGGGCCCTGCGGCAGCTTTGATGTGCGCAAGACGGCTGACGACTGA
- the DHX30 gene encoding ATP-dependent RNA helicase DHX30 isoform X3 produces the protein MFSLDSFRKDRAQHRQRQCKLPPPRLPPMCVNPAPGGTISRASRDLLKEFPQPKNLLNSVIGRALGISHAKDKLVYVHTNGPKKKKVTLHIKWPKSVEVEGYGSKKIDAERQAAAAACQLFKGWGLLGPRNELFDAAKYRVLADRFGSPADSWWRPEPTMPPTSWRQLNPESIRPGGPGGLSRSLGREEEEDEEEELEEGTIDVTEFLSMTQQDSHAPLRDSRGGSFEMTDDDSAIRALTQFPLPKNLLAKVIQIATSSSTAKNLMQFHTVGTKTKLATLTLLWPCPMTFVAKGRRKAEAENKAAALACKKLKSLGLVDRNNEPLTHAMYNLASLRELGETQRRPCTIQVPEPILRKIETFLNHYPVESSWISSELRLQGEDILPLGKDSGPLSDPITGKPYVPLSEAEELRLSQSLLELWRRRGPVWQEAPQLPVDPHRDTILNAIEQHPVVVIAGDTGCGKTTRIPQLLLERYVTEGRGARCNVIITQPRRISAVSVAQRVSHELGPSLRRNVGFQVRLESKPPARGGALLFCTVGILLRKLQSNPSLEGVSHVVVDEVHERDVNTDFLLILLKGLQRLNPALRLVLMSATGDNERFSRYFGGCPVIKVPGFMYPVKEHYLEDILAKLGKHQYPHRHRHHESEDECALDLDLVTDLVLHIDARGEPGGILCFLPGWQEIKGVQQRLQEALGIHESKYLILPVHSNIPMMDQKAIFQQPPIGVRKIVLATNIAETSITINDIVHVVDSGLHKEERYDLKTKVSCLETVWVSRANVIQRRGRAGRCQSGFAYHLFPRSRLEKMAPFQVPEILRTPLENLVLQAKIHMPEKTAVEFLSKAVDSPNIKAVDEAVILLQEIGVLDQREYLTTLGQRLAHISTDPRLAKAIVLAAIFRCLHPLLVVVSCLTRDPFSSSLQNRAEVDKVKALLSHDSGSDHLAFVRAVSGWEEVLRWQDRSSRENYLEENLLYAPSLRFIHGLIKQFSENIYEAFLVGKPSDCTLASAQCNEYSEEEELVKGVLMAGLYPNLIQVRQGKVTRQGKFKPNSVTYRTKSGNILLHKSTINREATRLRSRWLTYFMAVKSNGSVFVRDSSQVHPLAVLLLTDGDVHIRDDGRRATISLSDSDLLRLEGDSRTVRLLRELRRALGRMVERSLRSELAALPPCVQEEHGQLLALLAELLRGPCGSFDVRKTADD, from the exons ATGTTCAGCCTGGACTCATTCAGAAAAG aTCGGGCCCAGCACAGGCAGCGTCAGTGCAAACTCCCCCCGCCCCGTCTTCCACCCATGTGTGTCAACCCTGCCCCTGGAGGGACCATCTCtcgag CTTCTAGGGACCTATTAAAAGAGTTTCCACAGCCCAAAAATCTTCTCAACAGTGTGATTGGAAGAGCCCTTGGCATCTCACATGCAAAAGACAAATTGGTCTACGTGCACACAAATGGACCGAAGAAAAAG aAAGTCACCCTCCACATAAAGTGGCCCAAGAGCGTGGAGGTAGAAGGCTATGGCAGCAAGAAGATTGACGCTGAGAGGCAGGCTGCAGCCGCGGCCTGTCAGCTGTTCAAG GGCTGGGGTCTGCTGGGTCCCCGGAATGAGCTGTTTGATGCAGCCAAATACCGCGTGCTAGCCGATCGCTTTGGCTCTCCGGCTGACAGCTGGTGGCGCCCAGAACCCACCATGCCACCCACTTCCTGGCGGCAGCTGAATCCTGAGAGCATCCGGCCAGGGGGACCTGGGGGCCTGTCCCGCTCCTTGGgtcgggaggaggaggaggatgaggaggaagagCTAGAAGAAGGGACCATCGATGTCACTGAATTTCTGTCTATGACCCAGCAGGACTCCCACGCCCCACTCAGGGATTCCAG GGGGGGTTCCTTTGAAATGACAGATGACGACAGTGCTATCAGGGCTCTGACCCAGTTTCCACTTCCCAAGAACCTTCTGGCCAAGGTGATTCAGATAGCAACATCCTCCTCCACAGCCAAG AACCTCATGCAGTTCCATACTGTGGGCACCAAGACCAAGCTGGCCACCCTCACCCTCCTCTGGCCCTGTCCCATGACCTTCGTGGCCAAGGGGCGTCGCAAAGCAGAGGCAGAGAATAAAGCGGCCGCCTTGGCTTGTAAGAAACTGAAG AGCCTGGGACTGGTGGACCGAAACAACGAGCCGCTCACCCACGCCATGTATAACTTGGCCTCCTTGCGAGAGCTGGGTGAGACCCAGCGCCGGCCATGTACCATCCAGGTGCCTGAGCCCATCCTCCGCAAGATCGAAACTTTCCTGAACCAC TACCCCGTGGAGAGTTCGTGGATCTCCTCAGAGCTCCGGCTGCAAGGTGAGGACATTCTGCCCTTGGGCAAGGACTCGGGGCCCCTGAGTGACCCCATCACAGGCAAGCCCTACGTGCCGCTGTCAGAAGCAGAGGAGCTGCGTCTGAGCCAGAGCCTGTTGGAGCTGTGGCGGCGGCGAGGGCCAGTCTGGCAGGAGGCACCCCAGCTCCCTGTGGACCCTCATCGGGACACCATCCTCAATGCCATTGAGCAGCACCCAGTGGTGGTCATTGCTGGGGACACGGGCTGTGGGAAGACCACGCGCATCCCCCAGCTGCTGCTGGAGCGCTACGTGACCGAGGGCCGCGGTGCACGCTGCAATGTGATCATCACCCAGCCACGCCGCATCTCGGCTGTGTCTGTGGCCCAGCGGGTCAGCCACGAACTGGGCCCGTCCCTGCGTCGGAATGTGGGCTTCCAGGTGCGGTTGGAAAGCAAGCCTCCGGCCCGAGGAGGGGCCCTGCTGTTCTGCACGGTGGGCATCCTGCTGCGGAAGCTGCAGAGCAACCCCAGCTTGGAGGGCGTGAGCCACGTGGTTGTGGATGAGGTGCACGAGCGAGACGTGAACACGGACTTCCTGCTGATCCTGCTCAAGGGCCTGCAGCGGCTCAACCCGGCTCTGCGCCTGGTGCTCATGAGCGCCACCGGCGACAACGAGCGCTTCTCCCGCTACTTTGGTGGCTGCCCTGTCATCAAGGTCCCCGGCTTCATGTACCCCGTCAAGGAGCACTACCTGGAGGACATCCTGGCCAAGCTGGGGAAGCACCAGTACCCGCACCGGCACCGGCACCACGAG TCTGAGGATGAATGCGCTCTCGATTTGGACCTCGTGACTGACCTGGTTCTGCACATCGATGCCCGTGGGGAACCAG GTGGGATCCTCTGCTTCCTGCCGGGATGGCAGGAGATCAAAGGAGTCCAGCAACGCCTCCAGGAGGCCTTAGGCATTCACGAGAGCAAGTACCTCATCCTGCCAG TGCACTCCAACATCCCGATGATGGACCAGAAGGCCATATTCCAGCAGCCTCCCATCGGGGTACGCAAGATCGTCTTGGCCACCAACATTGCTGAGACCTCTATCACGATCAATGACATCGTGCACGTGGTGGACAGCGGTCTGCACAAGGAGGAGCGCTACGACCTGAAGACCAAG GTTTCCTGCCTGGAGACCGTGTGGGTGTCACGAGCCAATGTGATCCAGCGCCGGGGTCGGGCGGGCCGCTGCCAGTCTGGCTTTGCCTACCACCTCTTCCCACGGAGCCGGCTGGAGAAGATGGCCCCTTTCCAAGTGCCAGAGATCCTGCGTACACCCCTGGAGAACCTGGTGCTGCAGGCCAAGATCCACATGCCAGAGAAGACG GCGGTGGAGTTCCTCTCCAAGGCTGTAGACAGTCCAAACATCAAGGCGGTGGACGAGGCCGTgatcctgctccaggagatcg GGGTTCTGGACCAGCGGGAGTACCTGACCACCCTGGGGCAGCGCCTGGCCCACATCTCCACTGACCCGCGGCTGGCCAAGGCCATCGTGCTGGCTGCCATCTTCCGTTGCCTGCACCCGCTGTTAGTGGTCGTCTCCTGCCTCACCCGAGACCCCTTCAGCAGCAGCCTGCAGAACCGGGCGGAGGTGGACAAG gtGAAGGCACTGTTGAGCCACGACAGTGGTAGTGACCATCTGGCCTTCGTGCGGGCTGTGTCTGGCTGGGAGGAGGTGCTGCGCTGGCAGGATCGCAGCTCCCGTGAGAACTACTTGGAGGAAAACTTGCTCTACGCACCCAGCCTGCGCTTCATCCACG GACTCATCAAGCAGTTCTCAGAGAACATTTATGAGGCTTTCTTGGTTGGGAAGCCCTCGGACTgcaccctggcctctgcccagtgCAACGAGTACAGTGAGGAAGAGGAGCTGGTGAAGGGGGTGCTGATGGCGGGTCTCTACCCCAACCTCATCCAG GTGAGGCAGGGCAAGGTGACCCGGCAGGGCAAGTTCAAGCCCAACAGCGTCACGTACAGGACCAAATCCGGCAACATCTTGCTGCACAAGTCGACCATTAACAG GGAGGCCACCCGGCTACGGAGCCGATGGCTGACATATTTCATGGCTGTCAAGTCCAACGGCAGCGTCTTCGTCCGGGACTCCTCCCAGGTGCACCCACTAGCTGTGCTGCTACTGACCGACGGGGATGTCCACATCCGTG ATGATGGGCGCCGGGCCACCATTTCCCTGAGTGACAGTGACCTGCTGCGGCTGGAGGGTGACTCGCGCACCGTGCGGCTGCTGCGGGAGCTGCGCCGGGCCCTGGGCCGCATGGTGGAGCGGAGCCTGCGCAGCGAGCTGGCGGCACTGCCGCCCTGCGTGCAGGAGGAGCACGGGCAGCTGCTCGCCCTGCTGGCGGAGTTGCTGCGTGGGCCCTGCGGCAGCTTTGATGTGCGCAAGACGGCTGACGACTGA
- the DHX30 gene encoding ATP-dependent RNA helicase DHX30 isoform X2 has product MATARRLMALAAGVSPRLRPSGPRAIGRQGRPRGLSTGCSRHDRTQEAAEAEAAPGEPGEGDGSMVNASRDLLKEFPQPKNLLNSVIGRALGISHAKDKLVYVHTNGPKKKKVTLHIKWPKSVEVEGYGSKKIDAERQAAAAACQLFKGWGLLGPRNELFDAAKYRVLADRFGSPADSWWRPEPTMPPTSWRQLNPESIRPGGPGGLSRSLGREEEEDEEEELEEGTIDVTEFLSMTQQDSHAPLRDSRGGSFEMTDDDSAIRALTQFPLPKNLLAKVIQIATSSSTAKNLMQFHTVGTKTKLATLTLLWPCPMTFVAKGRRKAEAENKAAALACKKLKSLGLVDRNNEPLTHAMYNLASLRELGETQRRPCTIQVPEPILRKIETFLNHYPVESSWISSELRLQGEDILPLGKDSGPLSDPITGKPYVPLSEAEELRLSQSLLELWRRRGPVWQEAPQLPVDPHRDTILNAIEQHPVVVIAGDTGCGKTTRIPQLLLERYVTEGRGARCNVIITQPRRISAVSVAQRVSHELGPSLRRNVGFQVRLESKPPARGGALLFCTVGILLRKLQSNPSLEGVSHVVVDEVHERDVNTDFLLILLKGLQRLNPALRLVLMSATGDNERFSRYFGGCPVIKVPGFMYPVKEHYLEDILAKLGKHQYPHRHRHHESEDECALDLDLVTDLVLHIDARGEPGGILCFLPGWQEIKGVQQRLQEALGIHESKYLILPVHSNIPMMDQKAIFQQPPIGVRKIVLATNIAETSITINDIVHVVDSGLHKEERYDLKTKVSCLETVWVSRANVIQRRGRAGRCQSGFAYHLFPRSRLEKMAPFQVPEILRTPLENLVLQAKIHMPEKTAVEFLSKAVDSPNIKAVDEAVILLQEIGVLDQREYLTTLGQRLAHISTDPRLAKAIVLAAIFRCLHPLLVVVSCLTRDPFSSSLQNRAEVDKVKALLSHDSGSDHLAFVRAVSGWEEVLRWQDRSSRENYLEENLLYAPSLRFIHGLIKQFSENIYEAFLVGKPSDCTLASAQCNEYSEEEELVKGVLMAGLYPNLIQVRQGKVTRQGKFKPNSVTYRTKSGNILLHKSTINREATRLRSRWLTYFMAVKSNGSVFVRDSSQVHPLAVLLLTDGDVHIRDDGRRATISLSDSDLLRLEGDSRTVRLLRELRRALGRMVERSLRSELAALPPCVQEEHGQLLALLAELLRGPCGSFDVRKTADD; this is encoded by the exons ATGGCGACCGCCAGGAGACTCATGGCGCTGGCCGCCGGCGTCTCTCCGCGCCTGCGGCCGTCGGGTCCCCGCGCCATCGGGCGACAGGGACGCCCGCGCGGCCTCTCGACAGGCTGCTCCCGCCACGACCGCACCCAGGAGGCCGCCGAGGCCGAGGCGGCCCCCGGCGAGCCTGGGGAAGGCGATGGAAGCATGGTGAACG CTTCTAGGGACCTATTAAAAGAGTTTCCACAGCCCAAAAATCTTCTCAACAGTGTGATTGGAAGAGCCCTTGGCATCTCACATGCAAAAGACAAATTGGTCTACGTGCACACAAATGGACCGAAGAAAAAG aAAGTCACCCTCCACATAAAGTGGCCCAAGAGCGTGGAGGTAGAAGGCTATGGCAGCAAGAAGATTGACGCTGAGAGGCAGGCTGCAGCCGCGGCCTGTCAGCTGTTCAAG GGCTGGGGTCTGCTGGGTCCCCGGAATGAGCTGTTTGATGCAGCCAAATACCGCGTGCTAGCCGATCGCTTTGGCTCTCCGGCTGACAGCTGGTGGCGCCCAGAACCCACCATGCCACCCACTTCCTGGCGGCAGCTGAATCCTGAGAGCATCCGGCCAGGGGGACCTGGGGGCCTGTCCCGCTCCTTGGgtcgggaggaggaggaggatgaggaggaagagCTAGAAGAAGGGACCATCGATGTCACTGAATTTCTGTCTATGACCCAGCAGGACTCCCACGCCCCACTCAGGGATTCCAG GGGGGGTTCCTTTGAAATGACAGATGACGACAGTGCTATCAGGGCTCTGACCCAGTTTCCACTTCCCAAGAACCTTCTGGCCAAGGTGATTCAGATAGCAACATCCTCCTCCACAGCCAAG AACCTCATGCAGTTCCATACTGTGGGCACCAAGACCAAGCTGGCCACCCTCACCCTCCTCTGGCCCTGTCCCATGACCTTCGTGGCCAAGGGGCGTCGCAAAGCAGAGGCAGAGAATAAAGCGGCCGCCTTGGCTTGTAAGAAACTGAAG AGCCTGGGACTGGTGGACCGAAACAACGAGCCGCTCACCCACGCCATGTATAACTTGGCCTCCTTGCGAGAGCTGGGTGAGACCCAGCGCCGGCCATGTACCATCCAGGTGCCTGAGCCCATCCTCCGCAAGATCGAAACTTTCCTGAACCAC TACCCCGTGGAGAGTTCGTGGATCTCCTCAGAGCTCCGGCTGCAAGGTGAGGACATTCTGCCCTTGGGCAAGGACTCGGGGCCCCTGAGTGACCCCATCACAGGCAAGCCCTACGTGCCGCTGTCAGAAGCAGAGGAGCTGCGTCTGAGCCAGAGCCTGTTGGAGCTGTGGCGGCGGCGAGGGCCAGTCTGGCAGGAGGCACCCCAGCTCCCTGTGGACCCTCATCGGGACACCATCCTCAATGCCATTGAGCAGCACCCAGTGGTGGTCATTGCTGGGGACACGGGCTGTGGGAAGACCACGCGCATCCCCCAGCTGCTGCTGGAGCGCTACGTGACCGAGGGCCGCGGTGCACGCTGCAATGTGATCATCACCCAGCCACGCCGCATCTCGGCTGTGTCTGTGGCCCAGCGGGTCAGCCACGAACTGGGCCCGTCCCTGCGTCGGAATGTGGGCTTCCAGGTGCGGTTGGAAAGCAAGCCTCCGGCCCGAGGAGGGGCCCTGCTGTTCTGCACGGTGGGCATCCTGCTGCGGAAGCTGCAGAGCAACCCCAGCTTGGAGGGCGTGAGCCACGTGGTTGTGGATGAGGTGCACGAGCGAGACGTGAACACGGACTTCCTGCTGATCCTGCTCAAGGGCCTGCAGCGGCTCAACCCGGCTCTGCGCCTGGTGCTCATGAGCGCCACCGGCGACAACGAGCGCTTCTCCCGCTACTTTGGTGGCTGCCCTGTCATCAAGGTCCCCGGCTTCATGTACCCCGTCAAGGAGCACTACCTGGAGGACATCCTGGCCAAGCTGGGGAAGCACCAGTACCCGCACCGGCACCGGCACCACGAG TCTGAGGATGAATGCGCTCTCGATTTGGACCTCGTGACTGACCTGGTTCTGCACATCGATGCCCGTGGGGAACCAG GTGGGATCCTCTGCTTCCTGCCGGGATGGCAGGAGATCAAAGGAGTCCAGCAACGCCTCCAGGAGGCCTTAGGCATTCACGAGAGCAAGTACCTCATCCTGCCAG TGCACTCCAACATCCCGATGATGGACCAGAAGGCCATATTCCAGCAGCCTCCCATCGGGGTACGCAAGATCGTCTTGGCCACCAACATTGCTGAGACCTCTATCACGATCAATGACATCGTGCACGTGGTGGACAGCGGTCTGCACAAGGAGGAGCGCTACGACCTGAAGACCAAG GTTTCCTGCCTGGAGACCGTGTGGGTGTCACGAGCCAATGTGATCCAGCGCCGGGGTCGGGCGGGCCGCTGCCAGTCTGGCTTTGCCTACCACCTCTTCCCACGGAGCCGGCTGGAGAAGATGGCCCCTTTCCAAGTGCCAGAGATCCTGCGTACACCCCTGGAGAACCTGGTGCTGCAGGCCAAGATCCACATGCCAGAGAAGACG GCGGTGGAGTTCCTCTCCAAGGCTGTAGACAGTCCAAACATCAAGGCGGTGGACGAGGCCGTgatcctgctccaggagatcg GGGTTCTGGACCAGCGGGAGTACCTGACCACCCTGGGGCAGCGCCTGGCCCACATCTCCACTGACCCGCGGCTGGCCAAGGCCATCGTGCTGGCTGCCATCTTCCGTTGCCTGCACCCGCTGTTAGTGGTCGTCTCCTGCCTCACCCGAGACCCCTTCAGCAGCAGCCTGCAGAACCGGGCGGAGGTGGACAAG gtGAAGGCACTGTTGAGCCACGACAGTGGTAGTGACCATCTGGCCTTCGTGCGGGCTGTGTCTGGCTGGGAGGAGGTGCTGCGCTGGCAGGATCGCAGCTCCCGTGAGAACTACTTGGAGGAAAACTTGCTCTACGCACCCAGCCTGCGCTTCATCCACG GACTCATCAAGCAGTTCTCAGAGAACATTTATGAGGCTTTCTTGGTTGGGAAGCCCTCGGACTgcaccctggcctctgcccagtgCAACGAGTACAGTGAGGAAGAGGAGCTGGTGAAGGGGGTGCTGATGGCGGGTCTCTACCCCAACCTCATCCAG GTGAGGCAGGGCAAGGTGACCCGGCAGGGCAAGTTCAAGCCCAACAGCGTCACGTACAGGACCAAATCCGGCAACATCTTGCTGCACAAGTCGACCATTAACAG GGAGGCCACCCGGCTACGGAGCCGATGGCTGACATATTTCATGGCTGTCAAGTCCAACGGCAGCGTCTTCGTCCGGGACTCCTCCCAGGTGCACCCACTAGCTGTGCTGCTACTGACCGACGGGGATGTCCACATCCGTG ATGATGGGCGCCGGGCCACCATTTCCCTGAGTGACAGTGACCTGCTGCGGCTGGAGGGTGACTCGCGCACCGTGCGGCTGCTGCGGGAGCTGCGCCGGGCCCTGGGCCGCATGGTGGAGCGGAGCCTGCGCAGCGAGCTGGCGGCACTGCCGCCCTGCGTGCAGGAGGAGCACGGGCAGCTGCTCGCCCTGCTGGCGGAGTTGCTGCGTGGGCCCTGCGGCAGCTTTGATGTGCGCAAGACGGCTGACGACTGA